TATGAGTTAGGGTACACTAGAAACAAAATCCTTCAGTTGTTCCGATTAATTGATTGGATGATGGCTTTGCCGGAGGAACTGGAGCGAGTCTTTGATAATGAAATGAATCGTTACGAGGAAGAAAAGAAAATGCCATATATCACCAGTGTCGAGCGAGTCGGAATGCTAAAAGTACAGCGAGAATATCTGATTGATACCCTAGAAACAAGGTTTGGAGAAGTGCCACCAGAGTTAATGGAAAAAATTGAGAATTTGTACGATATGCCTGTTCTTAAGCAACTCCATAGGCAAGCAATCACTATTGGTTCGCTAGAGGAATTTCAGCAGCTATTGGGACAAAATTGATATGGCTGCAAGATCCCCGACTTCTTTAAGAAGTCGGGGATCTGAACACAGCTAATTATCACAAATCAACTGTATCCCACTTTGCAAAGAACATATTGAGGTATTCTTGCAAAATCGCTTTGAGTTCGCTTCCTTTAAATTTATTATTCCACAGAGCGATCGCATCCCTTAGAGTATCAATTGCATCCAAGCACAGAACTAAATAATAAGTAATAATATTAAATAAATAACTACGTTATATTTCCATCTATACGTAGTTGGAGATATAGAGCCTATCTGATGCAAATTGAGATTTCAAATACTGCTGATAGGCTTGTGTAGCAAGTAGTAATAACGACATTAGTGAAGGATCTAAAAAATGCTCTTGGACTGATATATCTGACATATTTACTTATAATTCAATTAATCTTCATACTCTTTAAAATTATCCTCAATTATCAACAAGGTCTAAGAGCTAGGTCGCTTATTTTATCTGCATTCTAGCTCTTTTTTCGCCCCGTCAGGCGGCAAGCACCTAAACTGATTGTTCTCGACCTTAACAAGAATGGGTTTATTCTGACGTTCTCCTTCGTGATTAAATTTAAGTACATCTCCTGATGTTTGGTTGGCGGGAAGATTTATCTTCCGCAGTTCCTGCAAAATAGTTGCTCTCGAAGGGTTGAAGCGCAAAGATTTGATAAAAGCTTGAGTAGCATCAAAGCTAGTTGCTGTAGACCAACTAACAGCTCCTCCCCATAGTTGTTTTGCCTCCGAAGCAAATTTCTTTGATTGTGGTGCTTCCCTAAACCAAGGCACAACAATAACTAAGCCCTCAACAGCATTCCCTCCATCTTGTAATGTTTTCTGATTGTACAGACTCTCACCACCTAACAACTTTAGCCCTAACTTATTATTTGCATTGACTTTAGCAATCTCGAGCGCTACAGAAGTGTGATCTACATCTGAAAACAACATAACTGCCTGTACCTGTTGAGATACACTATCTTTAAGTTCTTGCTCGATATTCAGTTTTTCATCTGTCAAGTCTACCTTGCGAAAAATCCGCTCTTTATCTTTAAAGTTCTTGCTAAATTCTTCTCTGAAACTATTGCTATAAGGGTCGTTGGGATTATAAAAAATTACAACTTTCTTCAAAGCAACTCTTTGAGCGTATTCTGCTAATGTTTTAGCAGATGTCTCATCGGGAGGAGCTGTTCTAAAGAACACATTACCATCCAAAGTGTTGGCAGTGCTAGTGGAAGAAACGATTGGTATACCTTCTCGTTTGTATACAGGAAGAGCCGCTTGAGTCATTCTGCTAGAGTTATGCCCAATTATTCCTAGTACAGATTGATCATTCACCAGTTGTTGAGCGATTTGTTTGGCTTGGTCTGGGTTGTTACCATCGTTGGCAATGACAATTTCCAATAATCTACCATTTAAACCACCCTCAGTATTAAATTGCTCTTGTGCTTGTGCGACTCCACGCAAAATTTGTTGAGATATGGATTTAGCATTGTCTGCGGGTACAACCACTGCTAAAGTTAAGGGATTACTCTTTTTGCGAGCCTGAGCATTGTCGCGAGCCTGAGCATTGTTGTAGTAAATACGCACTTCTGGGTCTTTGCGATCGCGCACAATAGCTTTTTGAAATAATTCAACCGCTTGGGAATAATTACCTTTTTGAAATGCTTCTAGACCTTGGTCGCGCTCAGCATTGGTGATCGAGAAAAAGAGTGTGCGTTCGCCACGACTAATTTTACTCTCAATATTCCCTGGAATTGATGTTTGTGTAGGCGTCGGAATTGGTGTTGCTGTAATCAGAGGAATTGAAACACAACTACCATTTACTTTCTGTTGACCTCCAGAACAGGAAGTGGAAATTTGATAAATACCAATACCACCCACAAGGGCAATCACTGCTGCAATTATACTCAATATAATTGAGGGCTGGCGAATACGAGTTTTTGGAGTTTGTTCAGATAGAATTGGTAGATATTGTTCAGAGATGTCTAAGTCTCTGTCTAGTTGTTGTTGAGAAATTTCTGCTTCAATGTCTCGTAGTTTATATTTTGCTGATACTCTGTCAGGTTCAATTTCTAAAACTTTTTCAAACTGAATTTTTGCTTTTATAAATTCTCTTTGGTTTATCAAATTATTCCCATAGGTTTCTCTTGCAAGTAAAAGCCTTTCTTTATTATGTGTAGAATCTATTTGGTAAGCTCGCTGATATAGTTCTAAGGCTTTCTCAAAATTTCTCACATCTAAGTATCTCTCAGCTAAAACAAGTAGAGTACTAAAGTGATTAGGATTTAGGTTTAAAATTTTTACGTAACAGTCTATAGTCTCTTGTAAGTTTCCAGTTTTATGTAATTGAATTGCTTCTCCCTCGAGTTTATTGATTTCTTCTTTCCCAATTTCTTCCAATTTCCATATTGTTTCTTGTAGTGGGTGATATCTTACTAACCAACGGCGGACTAATTCAATTTTTACGCGGCGATGGGTATCATCTAAAAAGTCATTTAATGTTAGTTTTTGGGCAGCTTTCAGCAAATCGTCTGTCGGAATAACTCCAGATCTTCTTAGCAACGCGAAAGGGTCTTCTGGAAACGGTTGATTTTGCTCAATAGCTATTTGTTGAGCCTCTGCTATGGCTGAAAATACAACTTTTTCCGAAATAGACAGCCCATCCCAAAACCATGTTAATCCACCTGTAGCGCTTTCAATTGCTTTATCTACAATATCTTGAACATCAGAAGGAGTCACGGTTGATTTTTCTTCAATTGTTGCTTGTATAAAGAGATTAAAGCAGATAGCTTGGATTAAATAGGGATGCCCTGCTGAAAGTTGTAAAATTGCTTTGATTGCATCTTCCTCGTACTCAAGTATATCTTGTGCAGGTTTAGTAATAAGTCGTCTAGCACTTAGCTCGTCAAGTAAATCAACTTTTTGGTACGGCGCATTCTTAAACAAATCAAGCAGGTCTTGCAAGTCATCCTTAAACCGCCCTACTACCGGAATAATAAATAGTTTTTTCTGTTTATTTAAAAAGGATTGTAAATATCTTAAAAAACTATCGCCCTGATGTAGTATTTCACTGTCGCTACTGACAACATCAAATTCATCCAGTAATAGCACTAAATTTCTCTCACCTAATTCTTGAAAAACTTGTGCTAAAAAATTATTAGAAAATATATTAGGATCTTTATATAATTCTTCATTGGAAGGAATTGCGATCATTTCTGAGCTTAGATCTAAATCTTCTACAATGGCTTCAGCTAAATTATATAATATATCGCTCAGAGAAGAATGACTGTAACCTTGCAAATCAAAAAGAACGAAGGCAAATTTATCTTGAGCAACCTTGTGGGGAATCTGATGAAGTACGGAGGACACACCAATACGGCGTTGACCGTGCAACAAGATAACTTTTTTACCCCTACTCAGATTATGTTCAATAAACTGGAATAAACTTTCCCTTCCGAAAAATTTTTCCGGTTCATGGCTTGGACGACCGATGATGTAAGGATTTCTTCGAGAAGTAGAATTATTCATATAAAAAGCTACCCGTCGTCTCTTAAGGGGAACATTGTGGCTGCAAGCAGCTAAACTGACCTTTCACAAACGTAACAAGAATCGGTTTATTTTGGCGCTCTCCTTCGTGATTAAATTTGAGTACATCTCCTGATGTTTGCTTGGCGGAAAGATTTATCTTCCGCAGTTCCTGCAAAATAGTTGCTCTCGAAGGGTTGGAGCGCAGAGATTTGATAAAAGCTTGAGTTGCATCAAAGCTAGTTGCTGTACGCCAAGTAATCTTTTCTGTCCCATCTTCTGTCCTATCTCCTGTTCCATCTTTTGACCATAGTTGTTTTGCCTCCGAGGCAAAATTCTTTGATTGTGGTGCTTTCCTAAACCAAGGCACAACAATAACTAAGCCCTCAACAGCATTCCCTCCATCTTGTAATGTTTTCTGATTGTACAGACTCTCACCACCTAACAACTTTAGCCCTAACTTATTATTTGCATTGACTTTAGCAATCTCGAGCGCTACAGAAGTGTGATCTACATCTGAAAACAACATAACTGCCTGTACCTGTTGAGATACACTATCTTTAAGTTCTTGCTCGATATTCAGTTTTTCATCTGTCAAGTCTACCTTGCGAAAAATCCGCTCTTTATCTTTAAAGTTCTTGCTAAATTCTTCTCTGAAACTATTGCTATAAGGGTCGTTGGGATTATAAAAAATTACAACTTTCTTCAAAGCAACTCTTTGAGCGTATTCTGCTAATGTTTGAGCAGATGTTTCATCGGGAGGAGCCGTTCTAAAGAACACATTACCATCCAAAGTGTTGGCAGTGCTAGTGGAAGAAACAATCGGTATACCTTCTCGTTTGTATACAGGAAGAGCCGCTTGAGTCATTTTGCTAGAGCTATGCCCAATTATTCCTAGTACAGATTCATCCTTAACTAGTTGTCGAGCTATTTGTTTGGCTTGGTCTGGGTTGTTACCATCGTTGGCAATGACAATTTCCAATAATCTACCATTTAAACCACCCTCAGTATTAAATTGCTCTTGTGCTTGTGCGACTCCACGCAAAATTTGTTGAGATATGGATTTAGCATTGTCTGCAGGTACAACCACTGCTAAAGTTAAGGGATTACCCGTTTCGCGAGACTTGGCATTGTTGTGGTAAATTCGTACTTCTGGGTCTTTGCGATCGCGCTCTACAGCCTTTTGAAATAATTCAACCGCTTGGGAATAATTACTTTTTTGAAATGCGTCTATACCTCGATCGCGCTCAGGATTGGTGATAGAGAAAAAGAGTGTGCGCTCGCCACGACTAATTTTACTCTCAATATTGCCTGGACTTGATGTTGGTGTCGGTGTCGGAATTGGTATTGGTGTAGGCGTCGAAATTGGAACACAACTACCATTTACTTTCTGTTGACCTCCAGAACAGGAAGTGAAAATTTGATAAATACCAATACCACTCACAAGGGCAATCACTGCTGTAATTGTAGCCAATAGAACTGGTTGATTATTTAGTCTATGAGGTTTCACTGAGCGTTTCTCCACTTCTATTGAGATTAGTTGTTGTTTTTCCAGTTCAGTTTCAATTTTGCTAAGTTCCCGTTTTGCTGATTCCCTATCTGGAGCAATTTCTAAAACTCTCTCAAACTGAACTTTTGCCTTGATTAACTCTTGTTCTCCTATCAAATGTTTTCCATAAATTTCTAGTGCAAGCAAAAGCCCTTCTTTATTGCGTGTAGAATCTAGTTGGTAGGCTCGCTGATATAGTTCTAAGGCTTGGTCGAAATTTTTAGCCTCCAAGTATTTTTTAGCTAGAACAGGTAACGTACTAAAATGATTTGGGTTGAGTTGTAAGATTTTTTCATAATGGTCTATTAAATCTTGATTGTTACCACGACGATACAGTTCTGTTTCGTTTGCTAAAATGACATTAATTTCTTCTATCGCAATTTTCTCCAGTTCAGTTATCTCTTGTTCAAAGGGGTGATATTTTACTAACCAACGGCGAACTAATTCAACTTTTACTCGGCGCTCGGTATCATCTAAATAACCCTGTTTGGCTAGTTTTTGAGCAGCCTGAGTTAATAAATGTGTTGGAATAACTGCAGATCTGTTTAATAGCGTTAACGGGTCTTCTGGAAACTGTTTATTTTGCCCAATAGCTATTTTTTGAGCCTCTGCTACGGCTGAAAATACGACTTTTTCAGAGATAGACAGCCCATCCCAAAACCATGTTAATCCACCTGTAGCGCTTTCAATTGCTTTGTCTACAATATCTTGGACATCAGAAGGAGTCACGGTCGATTTTTCTTCAATTGTTGCTTGTATAAAGAGATTAAAGCAGATAACTTGGGTAAAATAGGGATGCCCTGCTGAGAGTTTCAAAATAGCTTTGATAGCATCCTCGTTATACTCCAACAGACCCTGCGCTGGTCTAGTAATGAGTCGTCTAGCACTTATCTCATTAAGTAAACCAATTTCTTGATATGGTGGGCTATTAAATAACTGAGACAGGTACTGAAAATCATCATTAGCCCGTCCTACTACTGGAATAAAAACTAATTTTGTTTGTTGCTTTAGCAGTGATTGTAAATATCTAAAAAAACTATTTGCCATATTTAATATCTCATCGTCGCTCCTGACAACATCAAATTCATCCAGTAATAGCACTAAATTTTTCTCACCTAACTTCTGAAAAACTTGTGGTAAAAAATGGTTAGAAAATATATTTATATTGTTTGTCAATTCTTCATGGGAAGGAATTGTTATAAGATTTGAATCTAGCTCTAAATCTTCTGCAATAGTTTCAGCTAAATTGTATAATATATCACTCAAAGAAGAATGACTGTGACCTTGCAAATCAAAAAAAACAAAGACAAACTCTTGGCAAGTAACTTGGTGGGGAATTTGTCTGAGTAAAGAGGATTTACCAATGCGCCGTTGACCGTGCAATAAGAGAAATTTTATATTCTCTTCGAGATTATCTTTAATAAACAGTAATAAATCTTCGCGGCCAAAAAATTTTTCCGGAGCATCAATTTGCTTACCGATTATGTAAGGATTTTTCCTAGTATTGATGTTCGTCATCTTCTTTCCACAGAGTTGTCTGGTTAACTTTAGATTAATCCTTTGGGGAACGCAGCTACTAACTTAGCAAACCATTCGATAGTAGATAGAACTTCATCTTTATGCTGCCAGATTGAGTTAATTTGACTGAGTTGTTTATGGCTTATTAATTTAAGAAATACCTTTTCTCTTTGTTGAATTAACGGAACATCAGTATTCCAAACTTCTTGAATTACCCATCGCTGCATCATTAAAGAAGCAAAGGAATATACGGTTTTCTCCTGCTCTTTTTTGCAAACAATCACACCTTGTTCTTCCAAGTTGGTCAATTCCCTTCCTCTTTGAGTAAATATCAGTTCAATATTACTCAAGTCAAAGTTTTTCTTCTTATGCAGACGACCATTTAAATGAAACAAAGCTAGCAACATCAAAAGACTCTGTTCTATTTCACTACACATACCCCAAGTAATTTGGAAAATATGCCTGGTACTTTTTTCAAAGTTTTTGATAAATTCTTGAACATCAGGAACTTTATTATTTTTTCTATCCGTTTCTAGCTGTGCGTATAACTGAAAACCAGCTATCTGTAGCAGAGTCGGATGTCCACCAGCGATTTCTTTAATTGCTTCTCGTAATTCTAGTGTCATTGGCATGACACCCAGTAATTGTTCAATTTCTCTGTCATTCAATAGCTTGAGGTGCTGAAACAGATAGTGGTTATACCACGGGGAAGCGTTGGGATTGAGTTTTGG
This genomic interval from Scytonema hofmannii PCC 7110 contains the following:
- a CDS encoding ABC transporter substrate-binding protein, whose protein sequence is MNNSTSRRNPYIIGRPSHEPEKFFGRESLFQFIEHNLSRGKKVILLHGQRRIGVSSVLHQIPHKVAQDKFAFVLFDLQGYSHSSLSDILYNLAEAIVEDLDLSSEMIAIPSNEELYKDPNIFSNNFLAQVFQELGERNLVLLLDEFDVVSSDSEILHQGDSFLRYLQSFLNKQKKLFIIPVVGRFKDDLQDLLDLFKNAPYQKVDLLDELSARRLITKPAQDILEYEEDAIKAILQLSAGHPYLIQAICFNLFIQATIEEKSTVTPSDVQDIVDKAIESATGGLTWFWDGLSISEKVVFSAIAEAQQIAIEQNQPFPEDPFALLRRSGVIPTDDLLKAAQKLTLNDFLDDTHRRVKIELVRRWLVRYHPLQETIWKLEEIGKEEINKLEGEAIQLHKTGNLQETIDCYVKILNLNPNHFSTLLVLAERYLDVRNFEKALELYQRAYQIDSTHNKERLLLARETYGNNLINQREFIKAKIQFEKVLEIEPDRVSAKYKLRDIEAEISQQQLDRDLDISEQYLPILSEQTPKTRIRQPSIILSIIAAVIALVGGIGIYQISTSCSGGQQKVNGSCVSIPLITATPIPTPTQTSIPGNIESKISRGERTLFFSITNAERDQGLEAFQKGNYSQAVELFQKAIVRDRKDPEVRIYYNNAQARDNAQARKKSNPLTLAVVVPADNAKSISQQILRGVAQAQEQFNTEGGLNGRLLEIVIANDGNNPDQAKQIAQQLVNDQSVLGIIGHNSSRMTQAALPVYKREGIPIVSSTSTANTLDGNVFFRTAPPDETSAKTLAEYAQRVALKKVVIFYNPNDPYSNSFREEFSKNFKDKERIFRKVDLTDEKLNIEQELKDSVSQQVQAVMLFSDVDHTSVALEIAKVNANNKLGLKLLGGESLYNQKTLQDGGNAVEGLVIVVPWFREAPQSKKFASEAKQLWGGAVSWSTATSFDATQAFIKSLRFNPSRATILQELRKINLPANQTSGDVLKFNHEGERQNKPILVKVENNQFRCLPPDGAKKELECR
- a CDS encoding ABC transporter substrate-binding protein, whose amino-acid sequence is MTNINTRKNPYIIGKQIDAPEKFFGREDLLLFIKDNLEENIKFLLLHGQRRIGKSSLLRQIPHQVTCQEFVFVFFDLQGHSHSSLSDILYNLAETIAEDLELDSNLITIPSHEELTNNINIFSNHFLPQVFQKLGEKNLVLLLDEFDVVRSDDEILNMANSFFRYLQSLLKQQTKLVFIPVVGRANDDFQYLSQLFNSPPYQEIGLLNEISARRLITRPAQGLLEYNEDAIKAILKLSAGHPYFTQVICFNLFIQATIEEKSTVTPSDVQDIVDKAIESATGGLTWFWDGLSISEKVVFSAVAEAQKIAIGQNKQFPEDPLTLLNRSAVIPTHLLTQAAQKLAKQGYLDDTERRVKVELVRRWLVKYHPFEQEITELEKIAIEEINVILANETELYRRGNNQDLIDHYEKILQLNPNHFSTLPVLAKKYLEAKNFDQALELYQRAYQLDSTRNKEGLLLALEIYGKHLIGEQELIKAKVQFERVLEIAPDRESAKRELSKIETELEKQQLISIEVEKRSVKPHRLNNQPVLLATITAVIALVSGIGIYQIFTSCSGGQQKVNGSCVPISTPTPIPIPTPTPTSSPGNIESKISRGERTLFFSITNPERDRGIDAFQKSNYSQAVELFQKAVERDRKDPEVRIYHNNAKSRETGNPLTLAVVVPADNAKSISQQILRGVAQAQEQFNTEGGLNGRLLEIVIANDGNNPDQAKQIARQLVKDESVLGIIGHSSSKMTQAALPVYKREGIPIVSSTSTANTLDGNVFFRTAPPDETSAQTLAEYAQRVALKKVVIFYNPNDPYSNSFREEFSKNFKDKERIFRKVDLTDEKLNIEQELKDSVSQQVQAVMLFSDVDHTSVALEIAKVNANNKLGLKLLGGESLYNQKTLQDGGNAVEGLVIVVPWFRKAPQSKNFASEAKQLWSKDGTGDRTEDGTEKITWRTATSFDATQAFIKSLRSNPSRATILQELRKINLSAKQTSGDVLKFNHEGERQNKPILVTFVKGQFSCLQPQCSP
- a CDS encoding ATP-binding protein; translated protein: MISNNPFFPKKPVPSKFFVGRKYEIAVSFDQISQRGHLAIWAGPGMGRSSFLDLLASPAVWQEHRLDPSKAVIALLSCENIQPFTPSGFWREVLSVMKDNLESEPILQAEIEQILVQGQTTKDSLNKILQRLGKKGKFLVLLVNDFDVALQENKEYTEANMQQFLSECRSLAVASPGGKSLAMVVTSLKRLSELGPKLNPNASPWYNHYLFQHLKLLNDREIEQLLGVMPMTLELREAIKEIAGGHPTLLQIAGFQLYAQLETDRKNNKVPDVQEFIKNFEKSTRHIFQITWGMCSEIEQSLLMLLALFHLNGRLHKKKNFDLSNIELIFTQRGRELTNLEEQGVIVCKKEQEKTVYSFASLMMQRWVIQEVWNTDVPLIQQREKVFLKLISHKQLSQINSIWQHKDEVLSTIEWFAKLVAAFPKGLI